From Sulfurovum zhangzhouensis, the proteins below share one genomic window:
- a CDS encoding DUF6172 family protein, which produces MKKTFKLQDEKRHPDRIVEAIKHEIRKYIKRERGKKLPDAEKMFWNFDCKFGDSAQNAEIVTFNSIIEGLDKVVEAGWTECYIEIISRAEVKPPRDTATTTNENADTL; this is translated from the coding sequence ATGAAAAAAACATTTAAATTACAAGATGAGAAACGACATCCGGACCGTATCGTAGAAGCGATCAAACATGAGATAAGAAAATATATCAAAAGAGAACGTGGGAAAAAACTTCCGGATGCAGAGAAAATGTTCTGGAACTTTGACTGCAAGTTCGGTGATAGTGCCCAGAATGCAGAAATAGTTACGTTTAACAGTATCATAGAAGGATTAGATAAAGTTGTAGAAGCAGGTTGGACGGAGTGTTATATAGAGATCATTAGCAGGGCTGAAGTAAAACCTCCAAGAGACACTGCCACGACTACAAATGAAAATGCAGATACGCTATAA
- a CDS encoding DEAD/DEAH box helicase, translated as MSFSSLGLSQPLLKAIKETGYTKPTPIQAKAIPLIIQKKDVLAAAQTGTGKTAGFTLPLLERLSQTKPNMNKYQIRALVLTPTRELAAQVNESVKTYGKHLPYRTAVIYGGVGINPQLATIRKGVDIVIATPGRLLDIAGQKGIDFSKLECLILDEADRMLDMGFIHDIKRLIKLMPTDRQTLLFSATFSNEIKKLAATLLKDPVHVEVARENSTGEKISQVVHYVDKHRKRELLSQLIKTKKWEQVLVFTRTKHGANRLTKQLEESGIKAAAIHGNKSQGARTKALESFKAKEIQVLVATDIAARGLDIDQLPHVVNYELPNVPEDYVHRIGRTGRAGNAGEAISLVCIDEFDLLANIEKLIKTEIKKVDIPAFTPDPNIKAEPIQKSKSQKSKSSYNNSRSRSNRSDNKEKSERKDGRRSNNRNRNRKSNRGDKS; from the coding sequence ATGTCATTTTCTTCATTGGGACTTTCCCAACCACTACTTAAAGCCATCAAAGAGACTGGATACACAAAACCTACTCCGATACAGGCGAAAGCGATTCCACTCATCATCCAAAAGAAGGATGTTTTGGCTGCTGCCCAGACAGGTACTGGCAAGACGGCAGGTTTTACTTTGCCACTTCTAGAAAGGCTCAGTCAAACTAAACCTAATATGAATAAATATCAAATACGGGCTTTAGTCTTGACTCCTACTCGTGAGCTAGCTGCACAAGTAAATGAGTCTGTTAAAACCTACGGGAAGCATCTTCCTTACCGTACAGCTGTTATCTATGGCGGAGTAGGGATAAATCCACAACTTGCTACGATAAGAAAAGGGGTGGATATCGTCATTGCCACACCGGGAAGGTTACTGGATATTGCCGGGCAAAAAGGGATAGACTTTTCCAAGCTTGAGTGTCTGATACTTGATGAGGCGGATCGGATGCTTGACATGGGTTTTATCCACGATATCAAACGTTTAATAAAGCTGATGCCGACAGACAGACAGACGCTTCTTTTTTCTGCAACTTTTTCTAATGAGATTAAAAAACTTGCTGCTACACTGCTTAAAGACCCTGTTCATGTAGAAGTGGCACGCGAGAACAGTACTGGTGAGAAGATATCACAAGTAGTACACTATGTGGATAAACACCGTAAAAGAGAACTGCTTTCTCAGCTAATCAAGACAAAGAAGTGGGAGCAGGTACTGGTATTTACACGAACAAAACATGGAGCAAACAGACTTACAAAGCAGCTTGAAGAGTCCGGTATCAAAGCTGCTGCTATCCACGGTAATAAGAGTCAGGGTGCTAGAACCAAAGCACTTGAAAGCTTCAAAGCTAAAGAGATACAGGTGCTTGTAGCTACGGATATCGCAGCACGCGGGCTTGATATAGATCAACTGCCTCATGTCGTCAACTATGAACTGCCGAATGTACCGGAGGACTATGTACACCGTATAGGTAGGACAGGGCGTGCAGGGAATGCAGGGGAAGCAATTTCTCTTGTCTGCATCGATGAGTTTGATCTTTTGGCAAATATAGAAAAGCTTATAAAGACAGAAATCAAAAAAGTAGATATACCGGCTTTCACTCCGGATCCTAATATCAAAGCTGAACCGATACAAAAAAGCAAATCACAAAAATCAAAATCTTCTTATAATAACAGTAGATCACGTTCCAACAGATCCGATAATAAAGAGAAGAGTGAAAGAAAAGATGGGCGTAGAAGTAACAACCGCAATAGAAATCGCAAGAGTAACAGAGGAGATAAATCATGA
- a CDS encoding entericidin EcnAB, with product MLTILALFIVGALSGCSKTWSGIKSDSKSAWKSTKQTVHEATAD from the coding sequence ATGTTAACTATTTTAGCACTTTTTATAGTTGGCGCATTGAGCGGTTGTTCAAAAACATGGTCAGGTATTAAAAGTGACAGTAAATCAGCATGGAAATCTACTAAACAGACAGTACATGAAGCCACTGCAGACTAG